The following proteins come from a genomic window of Nothobranchius furzeri strain GRZ-AD chromosome 1, NfurGRZ-RIMD1, whole genome shotgun sequence:
- the chst11 gene encoding carbohydrate sulfotransferase 11 isoform X2 encodes MRRNPFMVDGCCRKGSRNALQELYNPTQSDSSGAAVLHQARRDQVVDACRVYSASSRKRRVLTPADLKHLVVDEDHELIYCYVPKVACTNWKRVMMVLTGQGKYSDPMEIPSNKAHVPSNLKTLNQYTIAEINHRLKNYLKFLFVREPFERLVSAYRNKFTLKYNSSFHKRFGTRIIRRYRKNATQEALLSGSDVKFQEFVEYLVDPATQREGPLNEHWQTVYQLCHPCHIHYDLVGKYETLEEDANYVLGLIDVGDSLRFPSYAKSTRTTDAMTAQFFSNISSQQQVQLYQLYRMDFLMFNYSKPSQLRLD; translated from the exons TCGGACTCATCAGGAGCCGCTGTCCTTCACCAGGCTAGGAGGGATCAAGTTGTAGACGCCTGCAGAGTCTACAGCGCCTCCAGTCGAAAGCGGAGAGTGCTGACCCCTGCAGACCTGAAACACCTCGTTGTGGACGAAGACCATGAACTTATCTACTGCTATGTCCCTAAGGTGGCTTGCACCAACTGGAAACGAGTCATGATGGTTCTCACAGGCCAGGGGAAATACAG TGACCCCATGGAAATCCCGTCCAACAAGGCCCATGTTCCCTCCAACCTGAAAACGCTGAATCAGTACACCATCGCTGAGATTAACCACCGCCTCAAGAACTATCTTAAGTTCCTCTTTGTTCGTGAGCCGTTTGAGAGGCTGGTCTCTGCGTACCGCAATAAGTTCACCCTGAAGTACAACTCTTCCTTCCATAAGCGCTTCGGCACCCGGATCATCAGGCGTTACCGCAAGAATGCCACTCAGGAAGCCCTGCTCAGCGGCTCTGATGTCAAATTTCAAGAGTTTGTAGAGTACCTGGTGGATCCAGCCACACAGCGTGAAGGCCCACTCAACGAGCACTGGCAGACAGTCTACCAGCTGTGTCACCCCTGTCACATTCACTACGACCTGGTGGGAAAGTACGAGACTCTAGAGGAAGATGCTAACTACGTGTTGGGACTGATAGATGTCGGGGACTCCCTGCGCTTCCCGAGCTATGCCAAGTCCACTCGCACCACAGACGCCATGACAGCTCAGTTCTTCAGCAATATcagctctcagcagcaggtgcagctctaCCAGCTTTACAGGATGGACTTCCTCATGTTTAACTACTCCAAACCCAGCCAGCTGCGGCTGGACTAG